The Phaenicophaeus curvirostris isolate KB17595 chromosome Z, BPBGC_Pcur_1.0, whole genome shotgun sequence genome includes the window tccctctcctccaggcagctttccagccagacttctcctagtctgtagcactgcacagggttgttgtgccccaagtgcaggacccggcatttggccttgttaaacctcatgccattggactcagcccagaggtccagcctgttcagatccctttgcagagcctccctaccctccagcagatccacgcttccacccagcttagtattgtccgcaaacttgctaagggtgcactcagtatcaatgacctggatgaaggtaaagacattgaacagggctggacgcagcactgagccctggggaagccCACTTGTTCCCATATAGCACAGAATTGTCACATTAGGTCACAAAATAAAGTGACAGATGCTGacctctgaaagaaagaagtcGGTGTTCCAAAGCACAGGTAAAGGCTCAGATTTGCCCACATACAGCTCAGTACCCTTTTGCTCAGTGTCACAGGGTTTAAGTATCTAAAATAATTCTTGGATGCAGAAGGCCTGAAAAGAACACTGGCGAGGCCGTATTTGGAATGCTGGGTCCACTTCCAGGCTCCCCAGTACGAGACATGGACATACTGGAAAGAGTTCAACTacaggccacaaagatgattaagcAACTAAAgcatctctcctatgaggaaagggagagctgggactgttcagcctggaaggCTCAGGGGGATCTCACCAATGTGTACAAATATCTGGAGGGCGtgcagagccaggctcttttcagtggtgcccactTACAGAGCAAGAGGCAATAGGCGCAGACTGAAACATAGAAAGTTTCTTTataaacatcaggaaacactttttcatcAAGCAGGTGATCAAGCACTAGCATATGTTTCCCAGAGACATGATAGAGTCTTCCTCCTTGGAGATCTTCAAAAGCCGCcaggacatggtcctgggcaccTGGCTTTAGGTGGCCCTCCTTGAACACAGGCGTTGGCCAATGTGACCTttggaggtcccttcaaacctcAGCCTTACAGTGAATCTGACAGCACTGATACAGGTAGGAGGAAGACAGTAAGTTAGCATAATTGAATTAAGGCAAAAGAATCTACAAAATCTCAGCACAAGAGCTAGGAGATAACCAAATCCAAGAGAAGTGCTTGCTAACTGTTCCAGCTAAATGGTATATGCAAAGAAAACCTGCAGACACATAGTCAGCCCTGCAAACCCAGCTTGTAAGATGCTGCTTTAACTTCTATATTTTTTTGGCCTTGAATGTGAGACCCTCTACCTGTTCTCTTGGATTGCAGCTCAAAGCCATGCACTTAGCAGATAAAATGTCCTATGACATAAGACAATCTGGTGTTTAATCAGTTCCAGTGTGCTGGAACCCCTCTAATCTACTGGtctttcaaaggcatttttaatactgtatttttaataccatggtgttttctttattaaattaCCAATTCATTTTAGAAGTCTTTTTTGGTAGAGCTTTTGGGTGAGTAGAAGAAAGGAGGTTTTCAGTCCAGATGAATGTATAATCAGTCAAAGGTAGCAGTGCATATCAGTATTCTATGGATTTGCTATGTGCTTCACTCACATTGAACTCACCTGTGGCATCCTTCTGCAGTTCAGAAAACATCTTCCTGCTTTAATCTTCCATGGAATTAAGTTTCCAGACCTATATTCTACAATGACCTTCATGACCACTCAGCAGTAGCTTGTAATAGCTAGACAACAGCAGCTTAACTATTTAACCCAAACAGGCAACCATTTACTCAGTATCTTACCCACCAAAGGGACACAGCTTCTTCTAAGACAGTTGCTGTGCAGCAACTCCCTGGACCTTAATAAGTTTTAATCTGCATCTGCAGCCCTCTTCAAACCGCCAGGCCTAACCTCCCAGCTTCTACACAATGAGTATTAAAGCAATTCTGCTACACTCTAGTTAAGATATTTGACAAAAATGGTGAAATATTGTATGAAACACTGTTACAAGATAGCTAAGGTAAGTCTTACAAGGGCAAGACCCCTGTGAACGCTGAGTGAGATTAGAGAGCCAAGGAAGCAGCAGAACAGAGATTTTCTGAATCAGTTTGTTTCAAATTCAACCAGCTTGGCAGACAGAGCTCCAACTCAGAAGGTGAGAAGCAGTAAGAGCAGCTCCTCCTTGCTCTTCATCTCTAGATCTCCAGTGCACCACACTGGTGGGAGATAAAAGTCTGCGAGAGTCAGTAAAGACAAGgatatagttaaaaaaaaaacaaagttctgCACAACAGAACTTTGCATCTAAATCCCGTGTTGGATACATAACAGAATAAGATATGCAGTAGAATATCAAAGGCTTTAGCCACTCAGTGCCCTGTACTGTATTTTTACCCTAAGATATACAGCTGGAGCAACAGCAGAAAACTACAGAGAATTGCTTACCTGGTGAGATAAGCTCCTTAACAAGCCCACTGCTCCAGCTTCCTGGAGTCTCTATCTTGTATGATAAATTGGATAGGGAAGCAGTTTTTAAACTAAAGCTCTCAAGAGCTTTAAGAAAGCTTACAGAGACAAGCAGGACAGCCTCTCAGAGACCAGGAGCATTGCCGATTGGTCAGTCACCAGCAAGGTGAAATAACTAGCAATTAAGAGAAACATTTGCTCATGCTCAATGGCAACACCCTTTTTCAAAAGGGAGCAGGAGAGCTTCTTAATTCATCCAAAGTCAACACATTTTACTGTTTAACAGATCTTTAATATCAGTAACGTGGAAAGTGACAACTCTGtgcacagcagcacacagaCTACAGTTTTGGAGGATCTCCCATTTCAGACACAGAAAGGAAACTTAAGGAAGAACATGCAATCAAACAATGATCAGCTCTAGATACATCATGAGGTTTGGTccaaaaaaaacattgaaacaaTTAATCCAATTACTGCAAACATAGCTTCTCTGAGTAAGGTTAAGATATTGCATTTGTAGTACTTCCATTGTGCTTTCCTTCAGCGAACCAGCGGAGCCTGCTTGAGCGAGATGAGGACTGATCGCATGCGGGACACATCTTTTGCCTGCTTACTGGACTTGGGATTAAAGTCACAGAGCTGAGCCACACGTTCCCACTCAGTGCctggaaaaatgtcttctgcaTCATTCACAAAGGCTTCTTCAGCTGCCCTAAAAGCAATGCAACGCATCTTGTGTTATTGCCTAACATATAAGGCACTCCTTCCCTCTAACAGGATGCAGTTTCTTTCAACACgttcaaaaagaaatatgacCTAACTGCTGCTTGTGGACATTATGGCTACTTAAGCTCCCACTGGCCCAACCCAGGAGATGAAAGTAGTATGCTATGCACAAGCAGTGCAGGGGATTGCTGTGTAAAATGTTGGAATACAGGTGTTTGGTTTTAAGAACAGTCTTTTCCTAAGGAGTCACTACACAAACTGCTAGGAATTAAGGTACTCCTATGTAAGCATTTTATTCATGGAGAAATGCCCAAGTCTTAACTAGTTAAGCCTCTGCCACTTGATGGCTTATATTGGACACTAGCCAACTGAAAAATTTACAACTCCCTGCAAGCATGTCTTAAAACGGATTCCATCTGAGGACTTAAACCAGCCCCAAGGCTTACAGGCCATCATAAAACCATCTGCTACGATTCCCAATGCTGTAGTGAAGCAGCATTAATGAGAAGGAATTTAAGTCATGAATATCACGCTTGTGAGTACTATAGAGTAAAGCGTATCTTGGCAGAGGGAATGACTCATCTGAGGTCAGCTTACAGGATAAACACATTTCCCCTGCTCTCAACCTAAGGCTTTTTACATTAGTGTACAGGTTAGTGCCAGTGGCTTCCCAGCTGAATCCTTTTGGGATTGCTATGCTGCCAACAGCATTGCATCAATGCAAGGATAACACTCCAGCATCTAGTTCACGAGAACTGTGGGGCCCTGGTAGCTGCCCGAGTGCAAGCGCAAGAAGtatcaaaagaaaaaccaaatcCATCTACTCCAACAAGCAGTACAGAAAAAGCAGTGAAGATGACTCTCCCATGAGGGTTCAGCACTGTTCACAGGGATGATAAGGTTACAGACACCACTGAAGACAAGGATCACTACAACACTGCTACTTTATGTAACATGACATTTTTAAGGggcagtgaagattttttttacttaactgtTCTAGGCTGTAGCAAGGATGATTTATGTTTGTGCTTAAaggtgaagagaagaaaagaaacaaggagaGAAAGTTTAAGTCAGATATAGAAAATGAGAATGAGTTTAATGCAGATGATCAGCTGGCTGGACATGCACTAATAGCTTAGCCTATATTCAGGAAAAAAGCTGCCAATTTTATTCTGCAGCACTTATACTGCACATTTGTACTGGAAATACCaaaataaaaggttttattggaaaaaaaaatcatcaagatCAACTCCAGGACACTTCAGAAAAGTCAAACACCACCTGTAACTCCATCATTTCACAAGTCTTGGTTTTCATCCACCTACAGAGTTAGGTAATGAATTCCACACTGGACCTTCAATATTCATACACTCAAAGCCACAACATGGCTTACCAATACCCCTTTCTAAAGGTGTCACCTTAGAATCTGTGACACAGCCATCTTTCAATTCAAGTCTACAAATTAagggaagaaattaaaacacGTGAACAAGCCAATGAACATTGCAATCCTTTCACCCCACAGAAACTAGCATACTCAATAGGGCTTGAAAGTTACAGCTGTATTCTCATTGATCCATTAGGCTGGCAAAATGTGTACACAGAGCTGATCATAAATGTTCTTCCAGCGGCTAATGCTGATTTTCCACCACCATCATCGTGTACTTTCCATCTGTTCTCTAAAAGCATCCTAACTCTACATGTGAACACTTCTTCATTTATGGCTAGTGATTCCTTTCTACCTTCCCTGGTTTGTGAAGCTTTATGTGCAAGCACCGcttgaatatttttctgattatttaGGCAAATAAGCACAGGGCAGGAACTCAATCCCTATTACAGAGAATGCAGAGTTAAACTTTGTGCTCCTCTGTAGAAGCGACTAGGACTAAATACAGCATCCATGTGAGACTGCAGACCCTAAACCCACATATCCACCAAAACATCTTGCTAAGCAGCATTCACTGGCCTGGAAACAACTGTAAGCACCTACTTCTAAGACTACAGAAGTAATTACCAAAATACAACTGGTATGTATGGTACATGACTTTTAATTTGAAAGTGCTGGATGTTGTGCAGTGTATGAGATCCTTACAGGTAAACTGCACTTTGTATGGCAAATCACAGTCAGTCCAAAAAGTAGAAGCTATTTACTTGTATTAGCTTACACTGCCCTAAAATAATAAGAAGTCACCCTCAGACATTCAGCACTATTTCTGATCCCCTTCATTACCCAGTTGACTAGCAAACAGAATTAGTAGTTAAGCAACATACACATAACCAATCACGTCAGCGAAGGGTTGTTTGTAGAAAGCTTCATCTGCTACCCTAGGTAGCAAGTAGTCCAACAGGCAGGCAAGCAGGCAGGAGAAAAAAGATAAGTAtgagaagaacagaaaacagctgaAGGCAGTTTCAACAAGCACATTAACCTTCTATCACCTAGATTTACTGTAATAGGAAAGCAGCTACCAATTAAGCCATTGATGCAGAGGGATAACACAAGCTCTGCTACACACTCGAAGTTGAGACCAGCTAGTTTAGAACTAGTCCTAGTGTTAGCATTAGGCCACAGTGGACATTTACAAGAGACATTTCACCAGGCTGATGGGAATGCCTACCACTCCTTCCATGCAATGCTTCCTAAATGAACCCTGCTCCAGAACGCACACCCTGCACTCAAACACTGATCATAATAAAGCTAGAGGGGTATCATGAGCTGTAGTATCAACTAGAAGAGTGTTAGTCCTGTTTCCCTTTCTTGGCTGAACCCAAAGACTGCACCTTCGTGAATGGAAGTGTCAAATACATAATTTTGTAGGCAGTGTAGGCAACTTTCCTTCCTTTAGGAAGTAGTCCACCTAGGACTCTACTTACTCAAGACAAACCTGCTGGACATTTTGATAAGAAAAACTGTGTTTCAGAAAAACAGTTTATCTTGAAGTCCGTGGATTCCTAAAGCATAAACCAGCCCTGATTACCTAGACAAAACAATCGTGGCAACCCTAGGTCTGGATTAGAGACTTATGTGCGATATTAAGACAGTACTATCATATTTAATTTTACATAGATTGAAGTCAAAATTCCACAGGGAACCTTTAAGAAAATGTAACAGCTTACCAGACTAGCTGTCAAGTCATCAGTTTCTGCCCCAGGAATCATCAAACCCAGGACAATTCAAACCCAATATAGACACAGTCAGTATCTAGCTCTTCACTAGCCAAGATGAGACAGATTATTTCTCAAAtgcttccaaaagcagcagctaAAGGTTTTTAAGATAtctaatgaaataatttgtagCTAAGACTAACTAGAATGCGATTTCCATCTGTTCTAAAGATAGCAAGTAAGACTGCAAATCTCAAGTTAAGTAATAACAGCCACTGAAGACCTGTGCAGCTAAGTAGCATGCAAACAAGTGGGTAGAGTAAAACATTTTCTGGCCATGTTCAAACCTTGTGTCTTAGAGGATGTCAGTAATTCTTGTTCATTACCTTAATGCTTTCCTTTGCTATTCTTAGATATTTAATCCAGACTctgagaaaattttaaaagacagtctACCACTAGAGACCTGTTTCTTAGTAAGAGACAGTACTTTAACAATCTGAAGGACTAGTTCCATTAGGACATACTACAAGTATTGTAATTTCTCTGTCCCTTTACTTCATATCTACTATGGTAACTCTTCAGTTGGCTGGAGACGTCTTACCTgttgcttgcttttgttttctgaagcttttcATCTTGCCTTGCATACCACTCCTGCAACTCCTTTattgctttctctttccattcTGCTTCCTGCTTTCGTGAGTTCGCATCTGGAGTTTTAAGAATTGATTTGTCAGTCATGTTTGTTCCAGCTAAATCTTGCTAACATTTCAGCTGATGACTCAGGGTGCACTCTAGTGCAGACAGTTGCTTGATCTACTCACATAAGAGTTAGGAGACTTCCTGATTCAGGCCATGTTAACTCTAAATACCATGAACATTCAGAGGATTAGCTGAACAGAATGCCTGTGCTGCATAACTGAGACAATACACGTCAGTTTAGGATAGAAGTTTGTAGACTAATTGTGGAAGTGTTGAACTAGCAGACCtttaagggtcccttccaacttaaattaTTCTACAAGTCAGTAAACCTGTTGGCCTGTAAACTGGTCAAAAATGGCAACAATCACCTTGCAATGTTAGTTCTAGAACAAAGCTCCGTAAAGCCTCTGTGCTTAAAGTGAGAGCAAGCTTTTACATCCAGCACACAGTTCAGGGCAAGCTCATCTGCTGTAACTAGCCCAGAAGAGGAGCAACCAACTCAGCTCTAGCCAAAATCACATTGTGTAGAACATTCTGTCCTAACAAGTTCAAGCAAAGCCTCCTCCCTAATAAAAGTGGAAAGCATACCAGTTTGTAGGCTTTTAGATGCTGTCCACAGGTAGGCATCACTGTATTTGATAGGTGTATTTAGTTCAGTTACTAGTCTATTTACCGAACCATTTACTGAACTTAGCTATAAGATTAAGATCTGTGTGACAATAGATGACCTCAGCAATTACAAAATGAGCAATCTCTATCCTTTGAAAAAAGTGTCAATGGCGGCAGCATTTATCCACTGTTTTCCACTGATAAAAGCTGTTCACTTTCTGTCAGCTTCTTTGTAAGTAAGACTATTCATTGTGCCTGCCCTTTAAGGTTCAGGCAGCCACTTCCTTGCTGACTCCTATAACAGTAGTAAGTCTGCTTGTTGTAAGACTCATTCAGATTTGGGCCTCAAACTCAAGAAGCACATTAGATTCCCAAGAGCTGGAAGCCATTGAGAATTCTGCTTCCTAAGAAGCTGCCA containing:
- the CLTA gene encoding clathrin light chain A isoform X1, which encodes MADAELFGAQQPPAAADNGVMDGAEEDPAAAFLAQQENEIAGIENDEGYGILESGEMPAGLQPPEGLGSGAVDGVVNGDVYQESNGPTDSYAAISQVDRLQSEPESIRKWREEQKERLEQLDANSRKQEAEWKEKAIKELQEWYARQDEKLQKTKASNRVADEAFYKQPFADVIGYVTNINHPCYSLEQAAEEAFVNDAEDIFPGTEWERVAQLCDFNPKSSKQAKDVSRMRSVLISLKQAPLVR